DNA from Canis lupus baileyi chromosome 6, mCanLup2.hap1, whole genome shotgun sequence:
GTCTGTGTAATAAAATGGGAACctcaaatttatctatttctacTCACTTATTCAATACAAAGACTTACAGGcaagcacatttttattttgttattaaaggAAGCATTGCCCTTGGGCATGTTATTTATACAAAAATAActgtactggggatccctgggtggctcagcggtttgggcgcctgcctttggcccagggcgcaatcctggagacccgggatcgagtcccacgtcgggctcctggtgcatgaagcctgcttctccctctgcctgtgtctctgcctctctctctctctgtgtgtgactatcataaataaataaaaattaaaaaaaaaaaaaaactgtacttcGGAGATTGTCACATCTTGTAAAAGTAAACTTTAACCTTGCATAGTGGGCCTGTCATCTTACTGGCCATCCTCCTGAAAAATTCACTGCCCAGTAATAATGTTATAATTGCTGCCTCTGTATTCCTATAGAGTAAGGTGGCTTTGTCAGTCCAGAAGAGAATCACTAGCCTGTGCCTCTTCACCTGCATgctcaaaagcaaaataaaagccaTGACTGCTGGATTCCTTATTCAAACAAAGAAGCTGAGAATCTTTGTCTCAAATTATCAGTCTGACAAGTAGCTAGTATTTACTAAGCACCTTCTCTGAGCCATGCACTGTCCTAAACCCTGTTtgggaatgaaagaatgaatgaagaacaaatgaataaataagtaaaacccgAGCTTTGCTGTGAAGAAATTTGCAATGGTGACAGGAAGTCAAGAGTTCAGTGTGGAACTGTTCTATAAGAGAATAAGACCCAGAATAATGAAACACTGAGAATCTAAGACCTGCAAATGAGCTACAGTGTACAAGTCTGACAGTATCATCACCCTGATCTCTGCAAACAGCACTCAGCATCACAGGTAGAAGTGCATCATATGAATAATACCGGTTTAGGAGCCTGGCCAGCTAGCAGAGAGGTAAGCAGAAAAATGGGCTCTCAACCTGGTTAGAAGCAAGGTGGGGGCCCCAGAGCTAGAATGCTGGGGTCTCGATCCCAGCACCAACACGTACTGGCTGTCAGACTTCAGGCAAGTTTCTTACTTTTCTGTGCATCGGCTCTCCATCTGACAGCTGAAGAAAAATATTACCTAGCATCTTATGGGGAGAATTCAATGAGCGCAAAGCAGAGCACAGCACCAAGCCAGCACAGTGCCCTGCAAGCAACAAACACTCAGCACGCACCAGAAGTGTTACTGCTGCTGTGATCACTGGTTTCCAGGCCTGGAAGATGGCAGCTGAGGCCACTGACCCTGGGAAAAGCGCAGGCCTCTGTATTCCTTCATTCAAACCATGGCCTAATTTCAAAGGATCTAACCACACCCTTCTTCCCTGTCCTTTTCCCATCTTCAGGCTATCTTCATTCTTTCCTGGGGCCCCTTGGGTGttgactgccccccaccccactcctgctgGGTGCCCCCTATGGCCCCTCAGCACTCACAGCACTGGGGGGGATGTGCACGGGGCTGTGTGCTCAGACTCAGATGTGGACCATTCAGAGTCTGATTCTCATAGGAAAATGCCATCACAggccagccagggccccagagCATTGCTTTAAAACAAGGTCTCAACCTGCTGTGCAAGCCTGTAGGCAGAGCTTGGGGGTTTGTGAACTTGGatggaaaaaagtattttcattttcattaagcTCTAATTGAAGTGTATCATTTCCTTCAATGATGAATGTAGGCAACAAACCTCAGTGGTGATAGCATATCTGTGACTGTCaccaacagaaataaagaaatcacaCTCTCATATTGTGTTAAGAGTCGTCGCAGATGCCTGAAAATATTCAGTCCTCACTATTCAGAAAATAGTGTAGTAATGTTATAGACGCACCATTAAACCTTATTTAATATGTTCATTAAGTCATCAACATATTACTAcactacacatttaaaaatatttttttaggacagcccgggtggctcagcagtttagcgtcgccttcagcccagggtgtgatcctggggacccgggatcaagtcccacatcgggctccctgcatggagcctgcttctccctctgcctgtgtctctgcctgtgtgtctcttatgaataaataaataaaatctttaaaataaataaataaaatatttttataaatgtatttcaaTAGAGTTGGTTTACATTGTATTTCctgtgtattttatacattttaaatattatttaaatattattctaaaaatattattttgatgggGGTAATAGGCTTTACCAACTTGCCAAAAGGGTCGGTCCATGGTACAGAAAGCAGCTGAGACCCCTCCCCTTGCTTTAAAAGATTGAGGACCGCTGATAAAAGTTGCAGTACTAAAAAGATGTGCAAACACTTACTGAACTGTGACATTATAATATTCTTCAGGTGTCACTATTTTTGGTCCACCAAAGTAGTCCAGGACCCAGATGTTGGTTATATTCAACTTGGCAAAGAACCAATTATGGCTGGAAGGCCAGGTCTTCATTTCAGGGTGTCGGACAAACAGTGAATGCTTGGCAAAGTCCATTTCCGTCTGATTCACCTGAGGGACATAAATGATGTGAGCAACTCATAGCAGCAACACTTGGTTTCCTCACCTGCTTAGGATAGGTGATCCTAGCATCCTACACATCCTGAAAAGTTTATTCAGTTACAAATCCTGATCTGAAACTTTAGGAATCAGGAGAAAATGAAGGAACCATAAAGGTAAGCAGACAACATCCGAGCATTCAGGTGTGAGTGGTACAGATACTGAGGTGGGAAAGCATCACAAGCACCAACTTCTGTTGCTCCATAGTCACTCTGAGCTATCAGAGAACCAGCACGTGGCATATAATAAAGTGTTCAGGTGCTTTCGTTGTGTTACATCAGCACACATATCCTATAATAAGCAGATGTTAAACATGGAGATGCAAATCCAGAAAGGACAGAAGTCTCTGGAAAAAGTGCAGTGGACCTCAAGAGCATTTgctgcccatcccccacctcctgtTCATGAAACGCAGCCACGGAGATGCATCCACACAGAATTTCCAGACCATTACTCTAACTTGTCTGAGGTTGTCATGAGAGATAAGGCCAAAAAGCAAATCTGCTGGCCCGGCAATTAATCAGCTGTGATACCTTGCCCTCTGCCCTGCAGCATTCACCCCACTGCCTAAATTCATGTCTAGTATTTAGTAACGGGTACCCCTCTTGGAGCTTCTATGGTATGCTCTCTGCCCTGAGCCACTGGTAAAATATGGAGACAAGGAACCCACACATGCGAgatactgtgtgtgtgtacaacacTGCCAGGGGCAGAGAGCTCTGGTTGAACAGATGTTCCTCACAGGGAAGGTGAACAGCTGTTATATCTGTTCAGCTTCAAAAAATCCTTCATTTTCTGCCTAAGTTCTGATTGAACACCTATATGAAATCAACTGATTTAAGCCTTTGGTTTTCATGAAAGTATACACTAGAACATATTCTAACGCTGTATCTCAATcacaaatcattttcattttatacttaaaatgtctcttctttcattgtTCATAGATGGTGCTCTTCTCAAACCTGTCTCTGTTCTCGTGGAGTAACTACTCACCTTGGTGACGGTTCCTGACAGTATTATGTGCGCACAGAGGGGACTCTGGGGGTCAAATCCCTTCTTCCTGCAGAAGTTGGTCTGTGCCAAAGACATGGTCAGCGTAGCATGTGGATTCTCCtgcacagagaaaataaagatccTCGTGTGTGAGATACTGTCTCTGGAGAGGTACTAAACTTCATAAGTTATGTACACACTGTCCCTAGAGCTGCATATTCTTCCATGTGAATTATAAAACACCACCTACCACTTGAGAAAATTTCTAGTGGGGTAGAGATTGAGCTTGACGTTTCCTCCCAAGAAGCAGGGGCTAgggttccatttttaaaattcactgacTCAGTGAGAATTATTTTAAGActcttttttcttaaactctTAATCTGTTTCATAGTCACCAGAGAAATGACTGTCACAGCATCACTGAAATACAAGGCTGCTCTAGAGCCTTTACTGAAAGGCTCGAAAGGGTTAGACTCTTAATATGCAACTGGTACATAAAAACCATTGTTCAACTAGCTAATTGTACAATTTAAGCAAGAAAGTTGCTGAATCACGTTTTTTGGTTATCTTATGCTAGCAGAAATCGTCACATGATCTCAAAATTGGAGAAGTTGTTTGTTCCTGTTTTAGTCGTAAGAATGCCTCGACTAAAAAAGTGTGAAGCAAGCaaaattcttctttcttattcagAAATCAGCTTCACAAAAGACATTGTTGACAGATCACAGCAAAATTCACATGTTGCGCTTAGTGCTTTAAATTCCAAGTAGCTCGCGTGGCAAATTCTGCTATCTCATGGTGACCTAGCAAAAGGAGGAGTATGGAGAAAGCTCCTTGAAATCATGTAGCTGTAGCTAAACACTCACTGTTTGTACACTACTGGGCAAGGAGCCAtaggagaccaaaaaaaaaaaaaagtctctccttTCCCTGTGACTTTATAATCTGGTGGATGGAAAAGTCAGACATAAACAAAACATAACTAGTGCCTAATGACAAGAGGTCAGAAGGCATATAACTAATTGCCAGGCGAATGGATCAGTTAGGTATATTCAAAGTCTAGTACAAAGAGATGTCAACACAGCCTGGAATCGTTCGACACTCCACAGAGCCTCATAAGATATTCAAAACCAGGACAGAAGCGGGATGATGTATTAAAGAGTAAGGGAATTTCAAAAACAGAACCGGGAAAATGTGGCACATGGTTGTGAGTTGAGTAATGAGAAACCCAATCTGCTTAAAAGAGAGGCTCTGGGAGGGTTGGGGAGGATGtgaggttggggggggtgggtagTGAGGGTGGCTCAACTCCAAGCTGAGGAGTCAGGATTGTGCTATGTAGCCTGGCATCTGTCTGTGCTTTCCAAGAACCACATACATGGAGAACTTGTTAAAATGCTGGTTTCTGGGCTCCATTCCCAGCcctggtatttgtatttttaacaaaacaTCCCAAGTGAATCTTATGCAGCTCCAGGCAACCAGATGTTATTAAAGGTTTCTGGGCAGAGGGCAATGCTGAGTGGTATTTTGTTCATGTCAATCTGGTGGGTAGGGTGACAGGGAGAAGACAGAGGTCAAAAGGAGGAAAAGTAGAAAGTATATACCAACCTGACTGGTTAACTGATGGAATCAGACTAATTCTGATGTGGCCACACCTTTTCACTGCCATCGTGGAGAACCAATCCTGGATAGGTTCCTTACACTGCCTTTCTAGACCTGTCAAAGACTGGGGCTGGAGTTCGACCTGGCAGCCATTAGTGGCTGGTTACAGGTGATTCCCACACCTCTGAGTCTTAGTTTTCACCCTTCCAACAGAGCAGATGACCACATCAGCATGGGTTTAAATATAATCTTGCATACAGTGGTTTTCAATTCCTCTCCCTCATTAGAAACATCAGGGAGGGATTAGGGAgctgttttttaataaaatgtgttttttttttttttaatttatttatgatagtcacacacagagagagagagagagaggcagagacataggcagagggagaagcaggctccatgcaccgggagcccgatgtgggactcgatcccgggtctccaggatcgcgacctgggccaaaggcaggcgctaaaccgctgcaccacccagggatcccaaaatgtgtggttttttaaaaaagattttatttatttattcatgaaagacacagagagagagaggcagagacacaggcagagggagaagcaggctccatgcagggagcctgatgtgggactcgatcccgagactccaggatcacactctgggccaaaggcaggtgctaaaccgctgagccacccagggatcccctaaaatgtgtttttaataaagTATCCCggtactgtattttttaaagtattcccAGATGACCGTGTTTGCAGCCAAGGTTGAGCATTGCTCACTGAGCAGAATGAGCTTGCTTTGGGCAAATGTCTGagagtggggtgggtggggaataAGAAAAGGGTGAACGAGGAGGTGCGTGTGTCTTAAAGAGCAGCAGTTTGTTTTTGCTCAGAGAATTCGGGTCCTCGGAGGTACAGATCTTCCAAGAAACTAGAAACTTAGATTTGTCATTGAAATCTCAATTTTTGAATGTTAGTAACTACACTAGCCTCTCCCCACCTTACCCACAGGGAATACAATCCAAGACCCCCTGTGGATGCCTGAAACCTTGGAGAGTACTGAACCTTATACAGACTATGCTTTTTCCTATACACACACATCCCTAtgataaagttttaatttataaatcagtCATAGTAAGAGACTGGCAACAATaactagtaataaaatagaacaattataacaatatactgtaataaatgTTGGGTGaatatgctcactctctctcaaaataccttagTGTCCTGTAGTCACTATTCTGATGATAATGCTGAGATGTGATCAGATACCTATCGGATCAGGTGAATCAGGGTAGGCTCTGTGACCTAGCACTAAGCTACTACTATTCGCCAGTACCTCAGGAGGAGAATCACGTGCCTCTGAAATACAGCTGACTGCAGGCAGCTGAAATCACGAAGTGTAACTGAGGATAAGGGGGGACTCCTGTAactagagtttatttaaaaaacaaacgggggatccctgggtggcgcagcagtttggcgcctgcctttggcccagggcgcgatcctggagacccgggatcgaatcccacgtcaggctcccggcatggagcctgcttctccctctgcctatgtctctgcctctctctctctctctctctctgtgactaccacaaataaataaaaaaattaaaaataaataaataaataaataaaataaaaaaaaataaaaaacaaacggAACTCTGTGTCAGCCAAAGAAATCCGGTCTGTGGGACATATGCAGCTCTCGTGCCACTATTCCTGTGGTCTGTATTTTGAAGGCAGACAGACTTGACATAAAATTCCAGTTTGGCTCCTGgctctgggcaagtcactcaacctATCCAAGCCTCAAGTTCATCTGCAGCCCACTCCTGGACTCTGTGGCTGGAGCCCCTCGGGCTGTAGAGCTGTGACACCACTCTTGGGACAGCGGGGATCCACCAAGGGCTTGTAAGCACGGCCCTGCCACCAAAGCTGGGCACAGGCTGAGCCCTAGACCTCATAACATCAGTTCTGCTCCTTTCCAGGGAAGGCAGTGTGCACAGGAGTCCTAAAAGCTGCAGTAGTCGCTCACGACGTTGTGTATTCCCTCCCTGCTGCTGAAAGGCAAATTCTTAATTCAGGAGAAGGGGAGGCCTTGTGAAATTCTAGAATACCACAACCGTGCCCCGGGGCGACCCAGGGGCGAGAGGTCCTCCGCGtaggtggcgggggcgggggcgtgcGTGGAATTCCCGCACTCGGTGGCGGACAGAACGctgcggggcagcccgggtggctcagcggttcagcccagggcgggatcccggagacccgggatcgagtcccacgtcgggctccctgcatggagcctgctcctccccccgcctgtgtctctgcctctctcatgaataaataaattaaatctttgggaaaagaaaaaagaaaaaaagaacgcTGCTCTCCCAACGCGGGGCCGGGAGGTAGGAGGCTGGGCTCCGCGGCGCGTGCACACGCTCCCCTccggcgcccccccgccccccgccccccgccagggcCGACCTTGGGCCCCGCGGCCGCGGCTCACCTGCAGGTTGCCCACCGACTGCTGCAGCGGGCTCAGGTAGAAGTAGGGCACGCCGCTGCCCGCGCCCGGGGGCCCGTCGCTGAGCGAGAGGACGTCGGCGAAGGCCCAGCCGCGCACCGCCGGGTCGGTGGACAGCGAGGCCAGCGCGCCCCAGTCGCACACGTGCGCCACGAAGCGGGCCACGCGCGCCGCGTCTTCGCGGGGCGGCAGCGGGGGCAGCTGCGCGGCGGCGTCCCAGTCCCCGTGaccccggccgccccggccccgcgccggcGACACGAGCAGCGCCGCCAGCGCCGGCGCCAGCAGGGCGGCGAGCAGCGAGCGCGCGGACCCTCGGGCCCGGCCGGCCATGACGACGACGGCGGCGACAGCCCAAAGCGCCGCGACCTCCAGGGGTCGAGGGTGAGCCGgcgcccctggccccgccccccgcggcgcgggccggccccgccccctccgagGGGGCCAATCGGGAGTccgggagcggggggcggggccgtctgtgcgccccgccccctgcgcggAGCCCGCTTGTTTGTCCGGCTCCCTGCGGCTGCCGCCCGGacgcgcttttttttttttttttttaatttatttatttgcgagagagagagagagagagagagagagagagggcgttTCTAGGGCAgcgggagaggaagaagcagactccccgctgagcggcttgctcccagcaccccaagatcgtgacctcaGCCGAAATCAGACGCGCTCCCACCGAGCCTCCCAGGCGCCTCTCCCCACCGCCGCTCTTTAAGGACCGTGACGTTGTCCCAAATGTGAAGTTTGCTTTGTTTGGTAGATGGAACATGGAAATCGTCCTGTTAGGGGAAGACTGctggctacacacacacacacacaccccttttaaaaatacctttgggggggatcccggggtggcgcagcagtttggcgcctgcctttggcccagggcgcgatcctggggatgcgggatcgaatcccacgtcgggctcccggtgcatggagcctgcttctccctctgcctgtgtctctgcctctccctctctctctctctgtgactatcataaataaataaaaatttaaaaaaaatacctttggaCACAGCCGCTAGGGGATTGACAGTCTACCCTCTGTATCCCATGCACAAATTTGAACTTACTGAAACCAGCTTGGGACCTGTTGAGTCATCAGAGGG
Protein-coding regions in this window:
- the CREG1 gene encoding protein CREG1 isoform X3, whose protein sequence is MAGRARGSARSLLAALLAPALAALLVSPARGRGGRGHGDWDAAAQLPPLPPREDAARVARFVAHVCDWGALASLSTDPAVRGWAFADVLSLSDGPPGAGSGVPYFYLSPLQQSVGNLQENPHATLTMSLAQTNFCRKKGFDPQSPLCAHIILSGTVTKVNQTEMDFAKHSLFVRHPEMKTWPSSHNWFFAKLNITNIWVLDYFGGPKIVTPEEYYNVTVQ
- the CREG1 gene encoding protein CREG1 isoform X1, with product MAGRARGSARSLLAALLAPALAALLVSPARGRGGRGHGDWDAAAQLPPLPPREDAARVARFVAHVCDWGALASLSTDPAVRGWAFADVLSLSDGPPGAGSGVPYFYLSPLQQSVGNLQENPHATLTMSLAQTNFCRKKGFDPQSPLCAHIILSGTVTKVNQTEMDFAKHSLFVRHPEMKTWPSSHNWFFAKLNITNIWVLDYFGGPKIVTPEEYYNVTVQVSGLSCHLPGLETSDHSSSNTSGAC
- the CREG1 gene encoding protein CREG1 isoform X2, coding for MAGRARGSARSLLAALLAPALAALLVSPARGRGGRGHGDWDAAAQLPPLPPREDAARVARFVAHVCDWGALASLSTDPAVRGWAFADVLSLSDGPPGAGSGVPYFYLSPLQQSVGNLQENPHATLTMSLAQTNFCRKKGFDPQSPLCAHIILSGTVTKVNQTEMDFAKHSLFVRHPEMKTWPSSHNWFFAKLNITNIWVLDYFGGPKIVTPEEYYNVTVQ